In one Rutidosis leptorrhynchoides isolate AG116_Rl617_1_P2 chromosome 8, CSIRO_AGI_Rlap_v1, whole genome shotgun sequence genomic region, the following are encoded:
- the LOC139864223 gene encoding uncharacterized protein yields the protein MEIIVVLNERNNEHFISALTPTVIANCIPRIEHLNGTNFESWKDQIKISLGIIDFDYALRFDQPVPTVEQKRTYDIWERSNRMSLMIMNNCITPAIRGAIPDFENAKEFLTSVEEQFKGSSKSHVSTLILKMLTTKYDGVSGVREHIMMMNDMASKLKGMDMEIS from the coding sequence ATGGAAATTATTGTAGTCCTTAATGAGCGTAATAATGAGCATTTTATTTCAGCTTTGACACCCACTGTTATTGCAAACTGTATTCCTCGCATAGAACATTTGAACGGAACTAATTTTGAATCGTGGAAAGATCAAATTAAGATTTCTCTCGGCATAATTGATTTCGACTATGCTTTAAGATTTGATCAACCAGTACCTACGGTTGAACAAAAGAGGACATATGATATATGGGAAAGATCAAATCGCATGTCCCTAATGATAATGAATAATTGTATAACACCTGCTATTCGAGGAGCCATTCCTGACTTCGAGAATGCTAAAGAATTCTTAACATCAGTCGAGGAACAATTTAAGGGCTCATCAAAATCTCATGTGAGTACCCTTATTCTTAAGATGCTTACCACGAAGTATGATGGTGTTAGTGGAGTACGTGAGCACATCATGATGATGAATGACATGGCCTCAAAACTAAAGGGCATGGACATGGAAATATCTTAG